One stretch of Glycine soja cultivar W05 chromosome 7, ASM419377v2, whole genome shotgun sequence DNA includes these proteins:
- the LOC114418357 gene encoding uncharacterized protein At5g41620-like isoform X2, which yields MTWLCACSEEVIGGISTLDFCCLLLALTSPLVVEQDFAPLGSDLPASSACSLRRHVAASPVQHHRSVEGNGCALQPVSPACYSSSEEVTSYKCALTPTSSVDFKGRTGESSYNLKTSTELLKVLNRIWSLEEQQASNISVVKTLKTELNSSQAQIKELLRENQMNRQEVENLIKEITIDKLIRKNKEHGRIKAAVQSIREELEDERRLRQHSESLHRKLARELSEVKSSFSGCLRNLERERKARILLENLCDEFAKGIRDYEQEVHSLRRSSENGQGHVKGNDSLDRLILHISEAWLDERMQMKLAQSDSGLIERNSIVDKLGFDIETFLHAKRSVDLKKYGYSSPKELKEIQPCQHSLDSFPLKVAGSAPQNMAQEDSVDTDFFEPKRANGEGLHNLSSRLQANMNRNISYDGNERFFADRKSSEVGEDNTAILNEEAKHDPQESDRHWILRMNTSHKPDILVGNSSLSSVGDKVYPESIFKEDSCVQSAVTANGSPARLWKSKLSVSDFNKSEFSTKLPKGVKENTLMAKLLEARLEAQKSRSRAYKSTSGSTREAYNENME from the exons ATGACTTGGTTGTGTGCTTGTTCAGAAGAAGTGATTGGAGGAATTTCTACCCTTGACTTTTGTTGTTTGTTGCTGGCTTTAACTTCACCTCTTGTTGTTGAACAAGATTTTGCTCCCTTGGGATCTGATTTG CCAGCATCATCAGCTTGTAGCCTGAGAAGGCATGTTGCAGCATCACCTGTTCAGCACCATAGATCAGTGGAAGGAAATGGCTGTGCTCTACAGCCTGTATCCCCTGCGTGTTACAGTAGCTCAGAggaa GTGACATCATATAAATGTGCATTAACCCCCACAAGCTCCGTAGACTTCAAAGGTAGAACTGGAGAGTCAAGTTACAATCTTAAAACGTCCACAGAATTACTTAAGGTACTCAACCGTATTTGGAGCCTTGAAGAACAACAGGCATCAAATATATCAGTAGTGAAAACCTTAAAAACGGAACTAAATAGCTCTCAGGCACAGATAAAGGAGTTACTACGAGAGAATCAAATGAATAGGCAGGAAGTGGAGAACTTGATAAAGGAAATTACAATTGACAAACTTATTAGGAAGAACAAAGAACATGGTAGAATTAAAGCTGCAGTTCAATCAATCAGGGAAGAGCTAGAAGATGAGAGGAGGTTACGTCAGCATTCAGAAAGCCTGCATCGGAAGCTGGCTAGGGAGCTTTCTGAAGTGAAGTCTTCCTTCTCTGGTTGTTTGAGAAAtcttgaaagagagagaaaagcacGGATCCTTTTGGAGAATTTGTGTGATGAGTTTGCCAAAGGAATAAGAGACTACGAACAAGAGGTACATTCACTTAGGCGGAGTTCTGAGAATGGTCAGGGTCATGTTAAAGGGAACGATAGCCTTGATAGGTTAATACTTCATATTTCAGAAGCTTGGCTTGATGAGCGCATGCAGATGAAGCTAGCTCAATCTGACAGTGGTCTCATAGAGAGAAATTCAATTGTTGACAAGTTAGGTTTTGATATTGAAACATTTCTTCATGCCAAACGATCGGTCGATTTGAAAAAATATGGTTACTCCTCCCCAAAGGAGCTCAAGGAAATTCAACCTTGTCAGCATTCATTAGATTCCTTCCCACTAAAAGTGGCTGGAAGTGCCCCTCAGAATATGGCTCAGGAAGATTCTGTTGACACTGACTTTTTTGAGCCAAAAAGGGCTAATGGTGAAGGACTTCACAATCTCAGCTCCAGACTGCAAGCAAACATGAACAGGAACATATCATATGATGGTAATGAGAGGTTTTTTGCGGATAGGAAATCGAGTGAAGTGGGAGAAGACAACACAGCTATACTAAATGAAGAGGCTAAACATGATCCACAAGAAAGTGATAGACACTGGATCCTGAGAATGAATACTAGTCACAAGCCAGATATCCTGGTTGGAAACAGTTCCTTGTCATCAGTAGGTGATAAAGTTTATCCTGAGAGTATTTTCAAGGAAGATTCCTGTGTCCAGTCTGCAGTTACAGCTAATGGTAGTCCTGCAAGACTGTGGAAATCAAAGTTGTCTGTTTCAGATTTTAACAAGTCTGAGTTTTCTACCAAATTGCCCAAAGGAGTAAAGGAAAACACATTGATGGCAAAACTCCTTGAAGCAAGATTAGAGGCACAGAAATCTCGCTCTAGAGCCTACAAAAGCACTTCTGGATCAACTAGAGAAGCTTATAATGAGAATATGGAATAG
- the LOC114418357 gene encoding uncharacterized protein At5g41620-like isoform X1 translates to MERREKGVWGGDKRGGGLMVEKLREGTLVGKKGGPSTPPPTWRLEQNGGDKVQEFLNFSTSTLSARKLCANLWEVLPHQQQQQQQTPLVKMNKLGTTHRRRNRRRRSQHPRDTGSEVNNNNNQLADPPDNPSDSDQPASSACSLRRHVAASPVQHHRSVEGNGCALQPVSPACYSSSEEVTSYKCALTPTSSVDFKGRTGESSYNLKTSTELLKVLNRIWSLEEQQASNISVVKTLKTELNSSQAQIKELLRENQMNRQEVENLIKEITIDKLIRKNKEHGRIKAAVQSIREELEDERRLRQHSESLHRKLARELSEVKSSFSGCLRNLERERKARILLENLCDEFAKGIRDYEQEVHSLRRSSENGQGHVKGNDSLDRLILHISEAWLDERMQMKLAQSDSGLIERNSIVDKLGFDIETFLHAKRSVDLKKYGYSSPKELKEIQPCQHSLDSFPLKVAGSAPQNMAQEDSVDTDFFEPKRANGEGLHNLSSRLQANMNRNISYDGNERFFADRKSSEVGEDNTAILNEEAKHDPQESDRHWILRMNTSHKPDILVGNSSLSSVGDKVYPESIFKEDSCVQSAVTANGSPARLWKSKLSVSDFNKSEFSTKLPKGVKENTLMAKLLEARLEAQKSRSRAYKSTSGSTREAYNENME, encoded by the exons atggagagaagagaaaaaggtgTGTGGGGAGGGGATAAAAGGGGTGGTGGATTAATGGTGGAAAAGTTAAGGGAAGGGACTTTGGTGGGGAAAAAGGGAGGGCCTAGTACTCCACCACCCACATGGAGACTTGAGCAAAATGGTGGTGACAAGGTTCAAGAGTTTCTTAACTTTTCCACTTCAACTCTTTCTGCTAGAAAGCTCTGTGCCAACCTCTGGGAAGTTCTTCCccaccaacaacagcaacagcaacaAACCCCACTTGTCAAAATGAACAAGCTTGGCACAACCCACCGCCGCCGTAACCGCCGCCGCCGGAGCCAACACCCTAGGGACACTGGCTCTGAagtgaacaacaacaacaaccaattGGCTGATCCTCCAGACAACCCTTCTGATTCTGATCAG CCAGCATCATCAGCTTGTAGCCTGAGAAGGCATGTTGCAGCATCACCTGTTCAGCACCATAGATCAGTGGAAGGAAATGGCTGTGCTCTACAGCCTGTATCCCCTGCGTGTTACAGTAGCTCAGAggaa GTGACATCATATAAATGTGCATTAACCCCCACAAGCTCCGTAGACTTCAAAGGTAGAACTGGAGAGTCAAGTTACAATCTTAAAACGTCCACAGAATTACTTAAGGTACTCAACCGTATTTGGAGCCTTGAAGAACAACAGGCATCAAATATATCAGTAGTGAAAACCTTAAAAACGGAACTAAATAGCTCTCAGGCACAGATAAAGGAGTTACTACGAGAGAATCAAATGAATAGGCAGGAAGTGGAGAACTTGATAAAGGAAATTACAATTGACAAACTTATTAGGAAGAACAAAGAACATGGTAGAATTAAAGCTGCAGTTCAATCAATCAGGGAAGAGCTAGAAGATGAGAGGAGGTTACGTCAGCATTCAGAAAGCCTGCATCGGAAGCTGGCTAGGGAGCTTTCTGAAGTGAAGTCTTCCTTCTCTGGTTGTTTGAGAAAtcttgaaagagagagaaaagcacGGATCCTTTTGGAGAATTTGTGTGATGAGTTTGCCAAAGGAATAAGAGACTACGAACAAGAGGTACATTCACTTAGGCGGAGTTCTGAGAATGGTCAGGGTCATGTTAAAGGGAACGATAGCCTTGATAGGTTAATACTTCATATTTCAGAAGCTTGGCTTGATGAGCGCATGCAGATGAAGCTAGCTCAATCTGACAGTGGTCTCATAGAGAGAAATTCAATTGTTGACAAGTTAGGTTTTGATATTGAAACATTTCTTCATGCCAAACGATCGGTCGATTTGAAAAAATATGGTTACTCCTCCCCAAAGGAGCTCAAGGAAATTCAACCTTGTCAGCATTCATTAGATTCCTTCCCACTAAAAGTGGCTGGAAGTGCCCCTCAGAATATGGCTCAGGAAGATTCTGTTGACACTGACTTTTTTGAGCCAAAAAGGGCTAATGGTGAAGGACTTCACAATCTCAGCTCCAGACTGCAAGCAAACATGAACAGGAACATATCATATGATGGTAATGAGAGGTTTTTTGCGGATAGGAAATCGAGTGAAGTGGGAGAAGACAACACAGCTATACTAAATGAAGAGGCTAAACATGATCCACAAGAAAGTGATAGACACTGGATCCTGAGAATGAATACTAGTCACAAGCCAGATATCCTGGTTGGAAACAGTTCCTTGTCATCAGTAGGTGATAAAGTTTATCCTGAGAGTATTTTCAAGGAAGATTCCTGTGTCCAGTCTGCAGTTACAGCTAATGGTAGTCCTGCAAGACTGTGGAAATCAAAGTTGTCTGTTTCAGATTTTAACAAGTCTGAGTTTTCTACCAAATTGCCCAAAGGAGTAAAGGAAAACACATTGATGGCAAAACTCCTTGAAGCAAGATTAGAGGCACAGAAATCTCGCTCTAGAGCCTACAAAAGCACTTCTGGATCAACTAGAGAAGCTTATAATGAGAATATGGAATAG
- the LOC114418358 gene encoding BAG family molecular chaperone regulator 6-like gives MMPAYRSMDSYPCQRNQIPFPHYYHPGIEAIPPQMKLDPSKPPFSYDQHWPYAGNFGHPTSPHFCCGHNNFPCHYSYMPSYPHAPSPMYYSGTCPSYSEPYFVPYSPQPHYTMELPRYENDKCMPRELHCSGSANHPCNQKEGRSVKIEEHELDGGKKENDALVPIQLKNYPYPLVWIPQEYTSNKQLKNPSTMEVREQNKPSSLENSNVDAQPTQEPIVWNGWLPFNIKGARNMIHDGYGTRNQKQESGNNRGESENGKIDQKHQSEQKRSEFPFPIFWLPYYNKQEESGETKNQEKNISSPKIVEEVPHTFKFVPVKSHVDEGGRNRTGSNQADQSTNTNASSDAVEKVNNARSIPVKQIESHEGKNVSLDQMEENVTQKDSCTGDKKRQSTSSPKGSKLPPVCLRVDPLPRKKNGHGSSSSRSPSPPSSKGNSQATTGETFKTPVSGTHDKAQPNLNHQNAPNTSEKVKPKENTIPVSECMTNENKGVDCRDGCQSQMKVNIPSKGLKGARETCPDDDDYKTEDKKAEKGAENMMEETTESREEKDSSTRTDAGRKDGRVLSDADAAVLIQAAYRSYLVRKWEPLKKLKQIDEVRKEVTRVQGRVQAFERSPELQNDDKQKIAIEETIMKLLLKLDTILGLHPSFREIRKSLARELIILQERLDSIMAKKPQQQMPDVQEHVEITPMNMQSEEHVQKQQEEKVAVPEDSAEGTRDDVKGPCANDGGSESQSPVDPPSNEGAESVALPNGSDNEDTSQVVTSDALNSSSDLSESDKMAVESEAKSEVKDNPIAEDIPIEVDKLDKTVWEELPVGVIDEDINDVSIEKEEHDDVRSGSLPAMVNDSAQEGLNSESYAMMELPLGLHEEHERDNEMNISNGETRSENEIFIEELPVGLHDEDTTISKDKRDGQAKPKTYKEVRLAQEGECNADEETSSSTDDTANETQLEQQQKLKEQEEVHSSRESDGWVKIEYPEEGELNGDAPMDIRVECKSGEEAGTDTKLLPLTTQVSDNEPENEDVFSEANYVNNKLTEPMEFVPSNDTQKEETPEMVAEEAIIPDDKDTENLAKEKTEVSAEPPPALQDRGLNGDSKLLEENEKLREMMKKLLEAGNEQLSVISDLTVRVKDLEKKLARRRSKRVKTKQYRPAASKMSTHEMKSS, from the exons ATGATGCCTGCATACAGAAGCATGGACTCGTACCCATGTCAGAGAAACCAAATACCTTTCCCTCATTATTATCATCCAGGCATTGAAGCTATTCCCCCTCAAATGAAGCTTGATCCATCCAAACCACCCTTTTCTTATGACCAACATTGGCCCTATGCCGGCAATTTTGGGCACCCTACTTCCCCACATTTCTGCTGTGGCCACAACAACTTCCCTTGTCATTATAGCTACATGCCTTCATATCCTCATGCCCCTTCTCCAATGTACTATTCTGGAACTTGTCCTTCATATAGTGAACCATATTTTGTTCCTTATTCCCCACAACCACATTATACCATGGAGCTGCCTAGGTATGAAAATGACAAATGCATGCCCCGAGAGCTTCATTGTTCTGGTTCTGCTAATCATCCATGCAACCAAAAGGAAGGTAGAAGTGTGAAGATTGAAGAGCATGAACTGGATGGTGGAAAGAAAGAGAATGATGCTTTGGTCCCAATTCAGCTCAAGAATTATCCATATCCCTTAGTTTGGATTCCACAGGAGTACACAAGTAACAaacagctgaaaaatcctagtACAATGGAAGTTCGTGAACAAAACAAGCCTTCTAGTCTTGAGAATTCTAATGTTGATGCGCAGCCAACACAGGAGCCTATAGTATGGAATGGATGGCTTCCCTTCAATATAAAGGGTGCCCGGAACATGATTCACGATGGATATGGAACAAGAAACCAGAAACAGGAGTCTGGCAATAATAGAGGGGAATCTGAAAATGGAAAAATAGACCAGAAACATCAAAGTGAACAGAAGAGGTCAGAATTCCCATTCCCTATCTTCTGGTTGCCTTATTACAATAAGCAGGAGGAGAGTGGAGAGACTAAGAACCAGGAGAAAAACATTTCTTCACCAAAAATTGTTGAGGAGGTACCCCATACATTCAAATTTGTTCCAGTGAAGTCTCATGTTGATGAAGGTGGTAGGAACAGAACCGGATCAAATCAAGCTGATCAATCCACAAATACAAATGCTTCTTCGGATGCTGTAGAGAAAGTGAATAATGCCAGAAGCATACCTGTGAAGCAGATAGAATCCCACGAAGGAAAAAATGTTTCTCTCGATCAAATGGAAGAGAATGTGACACAAAAGGACTCTTGCACTGGGGACAAAAAGAGACAATCTACATCTTCACCTAAAGGATCCAAGTTACCTCCGGTTTGTCTGAGAGTTGATCCACTACCAAGGAAGAAAAATGGCCACGGGAGTTCGAGTTCGAGGTCCCCAAGTCCACCTTCATCAAAAGGGAATTCCCAAGCTACAACTGGTGAAACATTCAAGACTCCTGTGAGTGGCACACATGACAAGGCTCAGCCAAATTTGAATCATCAGAATGCTCCAAACACCAGTGAGAAAGTTAAACCAAAGGAGAACACCATTCCGGTGTCAGAATGCATGACTAATGAAAACAAGGGTGTTGACTGTAGGGATGGATGTCAGAGCCAGATGAAAGTAAACATACCCAGTAAAGGTCTGAAAGGGGCAAGGGAAACATGTCCAGATGATGATGACTATAAGACTGAAGATAAAAAGGCAGAGAAAGGAGCAGAAAATATGATGGAGGAAACTACTGAATCAAGGGAAGAGAAGGATTCAAGCACACGAACTGATGCGGGTCGAAAAGATGGAAGAGTTTTGTCAGATGCAGATGCTGCTGTTTTGATACAAGCTGCATATCGCAGTTATCTAGTTAGAAAATGGGAACCGTTGAAGAAGTTGAAGCAGATAGATGAAGTCAGGAAGGAGGTGACTCGTGTTCAAGGCCGTGTTCAAGCTTTTGAGAGATCTCCCGAACTTCAAAATgatgacaaacaaaaaattgcAATTGAAGAGACCATAATGAAACTCCTGCTGAAGTTGGATACTATACTG GGTTTGCATCCAAGTTTCAGGGAGATCAGAAAATCCTTGGCTAGGGAGCTCATAATCTTGCAAGAAAGGCTTGATTCTATAATGGCCAAGAAACCTCAGCAGCAGATGCCGGATGTTCAGGAACACGTTGAAATCACTCCAATGAACATGCAGAGTGAAGAACATGTGCAAAAGCAGCAAGAAGAAAAGGTTGCTGTACCAGAGGATTCAGCTGAAGGCACTAGGGATGATGTAAAAGGTCCTTGTGCTAATGATGGTGGAAGTGAATCTCAGTCACCAGTTGATCCTCCATCAAATGAGGGAGCAGAGTCTGTTGCACTTCCAAATGGCTCAGATAATGAGGACACCAGCCAAGTGGTTACATCTGATGCATTGAATTCTTCAAGTGATCTGTCTGAGAGTGACAAAATGGCTGTGGAATCCGAAGCTAAATCAGAAGTGAAAGACAATCCGATTGCGGAAGACATTCCCATTGAGGTTGATAAATTGGACAAGACTGTTTGGGAAGAATTGCCTGTGGGAGTTATTGATGAAGATATCAATGATGTTAGTATTGAGAAGGAAGAACATGATGATGTTAGATCGGGAAGTCTCCCAGCCATGGTGAATGATTCGGCACAAGAAGGATTAAATTCAGAGAGCTATGCAATGATGGAACTGCCATTGGGATTACATGAGGAGCATGAAAGGGACAATGAAATGAATATTTCTAATGGAGAAACACGGTCTGAGAATGAGATATTTATTGAGGAGCTTCCTGTGGGACTGCACGATGAAGATACAACAATATctaaagataagagggatggtCAAGCTAAGCCTAAAACATATAAAGAGGTTCGACTAGCTCAAGAAGGGGAATGCAATGCAGATGAGGAAACAAGTTCTTCCACAGATGACACTGCCAACGAAACTCAACTAGAGCAACAGCAGAAGCTGAAAGAGCAAGAAGAGGTGCATTCTTCTAGGGAATCAGATGGCTGGGTAAAAATTGAGTACCCGGAAGAAGGTGAACTCAATGGTGATGCACCAATGGATATAAGAGTTGAGTGCAAGTCAGGTGAGGAAGCTGGAACTGATACTAAGTTGCTTCCTTTAACAACACAAGTCAGTGATAATGAACCAGAAAATGAAGATGTATTCTCAGAAGCAAATTatgtaaataacaaattaaccGAGCCAATGGAGTTTGTACCTTCCAATGACACACAGAAGGAGGAGACACCAGAGATGGTTGCTGAAGAGGCAATTATCCCTGATGATAAAGACACAGAAAATTTGGCCAAAGAGAAAACTGAAGTATCTGCAGAACCACCACCTGCATTGCAAGACCGAGGGTTAAATGGTGACTCGAAgttattagaagagaatgagaagtTAAGGGAGATGATGAAGAAGTTGCTTGAAGCCGGGAATGAACAGTTAAGCGTGATATCAGATTTGACTGTCAGAGTGAAGGACTTGGAGAAGAAATTAGCCAGGAGAAGGAGTAAGAGAGTGAAGACAAAACAGTATAGACCCGCAGCTTCCAAAATGTCTACCCATGAAATGAAATCCTCCTAA
- the LOC114419377 gene encoding acidic endochitinase-like has protein sequence MDYVLTPLAFVFLVFTTLFDASVAGVISIYWGQNGAEDTLANTCNGGNYAIVNIAFLSSFGNGNTPELNLAGHCDATNNGCSFLSGQIKTCQNKGIKVMLSIGGNYGNHNLSSVDEARKFAEHLWNNFLGGQSSTRPLGNAVLDGIDFAIVTGSTQHWDELAKAISEYGKQKKIYLSAAPQCPFPDKWLSSAIETGHFDYIWVQFYNNPPCQYNGNTENLKTYWNKWIGTKAGQVFLGLPAAPEAAGSGYISPNVLISEVLPFINGSSKYGGVMIWSKFYDKGYSTAIKAHV, from the exons ATGGATTAT GTACTAACCCCATTAGCCTTTGTTTTCCTTGTGTTCACAACCCTGTTTGATGCCTCTGTTGCGGGTGTAATTTCTATTTACTGGGGACAGAATGGTGCAGAGGATACTTTGGCCAATACATGTAACGGTGGCAATTATGCCATTGTGAACATAGCTTTCCTATCCTCATTTGGCAATGGAAACACTCCAGAGCTCAATCTTGCTGGTCATTGTGATGCAACCAATAATGGGTGCAGTTTCCTTAGTGGTCAGATTAAGACCTGCCAGAATAAAGGTATCAAGGTAATGCTTTCCATAGGAGGAAATTATGGGAACCATAACCTTTCTTCAGTTGATGAAGCCAG GAAATTTGCGGAGCACTTATGGAACAACTTTCTTGGGGGTCAATCAAGCACACGTCCATTAGGCAATGCAGTTTTGGATGGAATTGACTTTGCCATAGTGACAGGCTCAACCCAACACTGGGATGAGCTTGCCAAGGCAATATCAGAGTATGGCAAACAGAAGAAGATATATCTAAGTGCAGCTCCCCAGTGTCCCTTCCCAGACAAATGGCTAAGTAGTGCTATAGAAACTGGTCATTTTGATTACATTTGGGTCCAATTCTACAACAACCCACCATGCCAATACAATGGGAATACAGAGAATCTCAAGACCTATTGGAATAAGTGGATTGGAACCAAGGCTGGTCAAGTTTTCTTAGGGTTGCCAGCTGCACCAGAGGCAGCTGGGAGTGGTTATATTTCGCCTAATGTGCTTATTTCTGAAGTGTTACCATTTATTAATGGTTCTTCTAAGTATGGGGGTGTTATGATTTGGTCTAAGTTCTATGATAAAGGGTATAGTACAGCTATTAAGGCCCATGTGTGA
- the LOC114417844 gene encoding uncharacterized protein LOC114417844: protein MADRAFRTKGTQVTTFNIIYFQVCNMAIETNPLHALVAFIFFVLLGFLQIKYPENPTPFQLHPKTIWLSIASFLAYCFAFLARLKFAITISVRDHFDTLMHVFGSLSLLSLVLLLLPDTWESFGFIMYTLWFITHVLPMMIRTRFMEIWLQRQQMRRVMHPVLPMTMMDLN from the coding sequence ATGGCTGATCGTGCTTTCAGAACCAAAGGGACACAAGTGACCACCTTCAATATAATCTATTTCCAAGTATGTAACATGGCAATAGAAACCAATCCTCTTCATGCCCTTGTTGCTTTCATCTTCTTTGTACTCCTAGGTTTTCTCCAAATTAAATATCCGGAAAATCCCACCCCATTTCAACTTCATCCCAAGACCATTTGGCTTTCCATTGCTAGCTTTCTTGCTTATTGCTTCGCCTTCTTGGCTAGGCTCAAGTTTGCTATTACTATAAGTGTTCGTGATCACTTTGACACCCTCATGCACGTGTTCGGTTCACTCTCGTTGCTTTCCTTGGTGCTGCTGTTGCTACCTGACACTTGGGAATCATTCGGTTTCATCATGTACACGTTATGGTTCATCACTCATGTTCTTCCCATGATGATCAGAACCCGTTTCATGGAAATATGGTTGCAACGTCAACAAATGAGGAGGGTGATGCATCCAGTGTTACCAATGACTATGATGGATTTGAATTAA
- the LOC114419378 gene encoding acidic endochitinase-like: MGWKRRGEERKIAWIGWNSVSKEKGGLGIKNLVVFNDALVGKWGWNLLKEKSRGWCRKAIADMGRWRNEVWDWDFRWRSPWFAWKNEMVVLHFMSIVQSLKPRPGVEDEWVWKRNPREGYIVRELEFKLIFLDGIDFAIVTGSTQQWDELAKAISEYGKQKKIYLSAAPQCPFPDKWLSSAIETGHFDYIWVQFYNNPPCQYNGNTENLKTYWNKWIGTKAGQVFLGLPAAPEAAGSGYISPNVLISEVLPFINASSKYGGVMIWSKFYDKGYSTAIKAHV; this comes from the exons ATGGGGTGGAAAAGGAGAGGAGAGGAGAGGAAGATAGCTTGGATAGGGTGGAATAGTGTGTCCAAGGAGAAGGGAGGTTTGGGAATAAAGAATTTGGTAGTCTTTAACGATGCACTTGTGGGTAAATGGGGTTGGAATTTGTTGAAGGAGAAGAGTAGGGGTTGG TGTAGGAAGGCTATTGCGGATATGGGAAGGTGGAGGAATGAGGTTTGGGATTGGGATTTTAGGTGGAGAAGTCCTTGGTTTGCATGGAAAAATGAAATGGTGGTGTTACATTTCATGAGCATTGTGCAGTCCTTGAAACCTAGGCCAGGGGTAGAGGATGAATGGGTTTGGAAAAGAAACCCGAGGGAGGGATACATAGTAAGGGAGCTAG AATTCAAACTAATATTTTTGGATGGAATTGACTTTGCCATAGTGACAGGCTCAACCCAACAATGGGATGAGCTTGCCAAGGCAATATCAGAGTATGGCAAACAGAAGAAGATATATCTAAGTGCAGCTCCCCAGTGTCCCTTCCCAGACAAATGGCTAAGTAGTGCTATAGAAACTGGTCATTTTGATTACATTTGGGTCCAATTCTACAACAACCCACCATGCCAATACAATGGGAATACAGAGAATCTCAAGACCTATTGGAATAAGTGGATTGGAACCAAGGCTGGTCAAGTTTTCTTAGGGTTGCCAGCTGCACCAGAGGCAGCTGGGAGTGGTTATATTTCGCCTAATGTGCTTATTTCTGAAGTGTTACCATTTATTAATGCTTCTTCTAAGTATGGGGGTGTTATGATTTGGTCTAAGTTCTATGATAAAGGGTATAGTACAGCTATTAAGGCCCATGTGTGA